The genomic DNA TAGTCAAGTCGCGGAAATATAAGGAAAATGGCGGACCCGATACGATTCGAACGTACGACCTTTGCCTTCGGAGGGCAACGCTCTATCCAGCTGAGCTACGGGTCCGTCAGCGCCCGTCTAGCGCATGGCGCCGGGGAGGGGAAGCCCCCCGGCGCCATGCGAGTGGATGCCGTGTGCCTCAGGCGGCGGCCCGGCTGGGCGTACCGGCCATCCGGAGCGCCGCCGCGCGCACCGCCTCCGTCCGGCTGGTCCAGCCCCGGCCGAAACGGCTGAAACCGTCCAGCGAGCGGTAATAGGCGAGGCGGGCCTCGGAGAAGGAGGCGATCAGCCGCTCCGGCTCCAGCGCCCGCGCGGCGGCCAGGGTAATGGGGCCGACCGAACCGTCCGCCGTCACGCCTACCGCTTTCTGCAGCAGCTTCACCGCGCGCGAGGGGCCGGCATTCACCCCGAAATCGAAGACGCCGAGATCGACCCCGGGCGGCAGCTCGGCGCACCGCATCGGCGTCCAGTAGCGGGCACGGTAGATCTCGCGCGCCTCGGCACGGGACAGGTCGCGGACCTCGTCCACGCTCACCGCCCGGTCGCGGAAGGTGCTCAGCACATCTCGCGTGATGCCCATGTTGGTGGCGCCCCCGGGGTCCTGCGGATCGTTCACGAAGCCGCCTTCCTGTTGCAGCACGATGGCGAGGCAGCGGTCGAAGCGCGCTTCCGCCGAATCGGGCGGGGCGGCGGTTCGGGGCAGGTTGGCCAGGCTGGCGGCTCCGGCTGGTGCCCCGGCCATGTCGCGCAGCGTGGACAGGGCGGACTGCACCTGCGCGCCGGCCTGTGCCGTCTGCGCCCGTTGCAGCACGCCGGCGAGGCGGTCCTTCTCATGCGCGGATTGCGAGGAACCGATCCAGAAATTCACCACCGAGGCGAAGGCCGCCCCCAGCGTGCCCACGGTGATGTTCACCAGCGCCGCGGTTTCCGGCGGGAAGGCATGGTTGAAGGAGACCAGCAGCACCATCACCACCAGGAAGGCCAGGATCACCAGGCTGGAGATCAGGGCCGGCCCCCAGGGCAGAGGTTGCAGGGACGGCAGTTCCAAGTGACCGGGTGCGGGGTTGGCGTCGCTGGCCGGGGAGGGAGCAGTGCCCTCCGGTGGGTGCGTCAGCAGGACCTCCGCCAGACGCATCCGGAGGCCGGCCGCGAGGCCGGAATCGGCCGCCACGGCGGCATGGGCAGCCTGAGCCTCGGCGGCGCCAGTGGCCTGGGTGACGGTCTCGGAGATCCGGTTTCCGAGACGTCCGGAGGAGTCGGTGGCGAGTCGCCGGGCGATATCCGGCAGCAGCGCCACCGCGAGCGGCAGATGGGGCAGGGGCATAGGGCTGGCCTCGCGCGCCGCACCGGCCGCGCCGAACCAAGCCCTTGGGCATGGAGGCACGACAGCCCTGGCTGCGTCCGGGACGGGGCGGCCAGGGATTCCGGTGCGAAGGTGGGTTGGGGAGGGCCATCGGACGCGGTTCGCCCGTTGACCTTGATTTTTTAGGATAAAAATCCTACAAGGTCAAGGAAATTGCCCTGACTCTGTCAGTCTCCGCGCGGATGCGCCTTGCGCCAGGTTTCCAGCAGGCCCGCGGCATCCACCGCGGCATAGCGCTGGGTGGTGGACAGGCTGGCATGGCCCAGCAACTCCTGGATCACACGCAGGTCGGCGCCGCCGCCCAGCAGATGCGTGGCGAAGGAATGGCGCAGGGCATGCGGGGTGGCATGTTCCGGCAGGCCGGCGAGGCGGCGGTGGTTCTGGATCAGCTTGCGGGCCAGGGCATCGTGCAGGCGCCCCCCCCGGGCCCCGATGAAGAGCGGGTCCTCCGGCCGGGCACCGGGGCGGTAACGCAGGGATTCGGCGATGGCGGCAGCCACGGCGGGCAGGACGGGCACGAGGCGCTCCTTGTCGCCCTTGCCGCGGATGCGCAGCGTGCCGCCCGGCTGCGGGGCGTCGCGGACATCGAGGGACAGCGCCTCGGAGATGCGGAGTCCGGCGCCGTAGAGCAGCGTGAAGAGGGCGTTGTCGCGGGCCGACAGGGCGGGATCGTCCTGGCCCTGGCCGATCTCCGCCGCCACGCCGCGTGCCTGGGCGGCAGTGAGAGCCTTGGGGATGGGAGGCTTGAGCCGGGGGCCGCGCAGCCCCGCCAGCATGTCCAGCGGCAGGCCATGATGGCGGGCCAGCCAGCGCAGGAAAGCGCGCACGGCGGCGAGCTGACGGGCGCGCGTGGCATTGCCGGCGCCATCCTCCTGGCGCCGGGCCAGGAAGGCGCGGAGATCGGCGGGGCGAAGCGTGGCCAGGGCGGCGAGGTCGGGCTCGCGGCCCAGGTGATGCGTCAGGAAGCCCAGGAAATCCGCGAGGTCGCGGCCATAGGCGGTGACCGTGTGGCGGCTGGAGCGCCGCTCTCCGGCGAGCCAGTCGAGAAAGGCGGCGCGAGCCGCGATGGCGTCGAGAGCGGCGGATTCCGGCGGCATGGCCGGGGCGGGCCGGGTTTCGCGGGCGGTGGCAGGGCGCCTCATGGGGCTGCGGCCTCCCCTCCGCGCGGAGCGAGGGCCGTGGCGGCGGCGCGGGCGAGGAAGTCCAGGGCCCGGCCGGAGCCCTGGGCGGGCAGCAGGGCGGGCTCGCGCGTGCCGAGGGCCAGCAGCCCGGTACCGGGCAGGCGCAGCAGGGCGTCGCGCGTGACGAGGGGGGCCATTTCGCCATGCAGGGCGCTGTCGTCGGGCAGCCCGGCGGCGCCACGGTCGCGCAGCAGCAGGTGGCGCCCCGGCAGCAGCAGGCGGCCGACCACACCCGGGCGGAGCGGGCGGATGTGGCGGCGGGGCAGGCCCTCGGCGGCCAGGGCCACGGAATCGAGGCCCAGCAGGGTCGGCCATTCCAGGGCGATGGTCTCGGCCGGATCATGCGAGCCGATCAGCGCCAGCACGGCGCCCTGGACGCGGGTGGCGAGGCTGTCGCCGGAGCGCGCGGCCCGGGCGGTGTCGCGCAGGGCGTGGCGCTCGGCCGCCAGCATCGCCGCCATATGGTCGGCTAGCCTTTCCCCATGCACGCGGCGGGGCGGTTCCAGGCGTCGGTAGAGGGCGGGACGCTCGGCCAGGAAATGCGGCCGGGCGGCGAGCCAGGCGGCGATGCGCTCGGCCTCGTCCTCCTCCTCGGTTTGGGGAAGCAGGGTCATCCGAACCCGATCCTGCCTTCCCGGCCGGGAGAAGGCCAGTCTGGCGATGGCAGGGGGGGGCACGGGCCGTGCCCCGGGGAGGGCGGCGAGATGGGCGCGCCCGCCCTGGGATGGTAGGAGGAACGCGCCGCCCCTGCCTCGGCAACCTGCCGGGCAGTTTCGGGCCGGCCGGCGCAGACCATGCCACTCCCAGCTTTCCAGGCGGACCGGATGACCAAGGACCAGGATTTCGAGATTTTCCTGGCAGCCCCGCCGGGGCTGGAGGCCGTGCTGCACGACGAGGTGCGCGGCAAGGGCTTCAAGCAGGCGAAGCCGGTGCCGGGGGGCGTGACGATCCGGGGCGGCTGGCCCGAGGTGTGGCGCGCCAATCTCTGGGTCCGCGGGGCGGGGCGCGTGCTGGCGCGGCTGGATTCGTTCCGCGTGACGCATCTGGCGCAGCTCGACGCGCGGGCGCGGCGGGTGGAATGGGCGCGGGTGCTGCGGCCGGACGTGCCGTTCCGGGTCGAGGCCACCTGCGCCGGGTCGCGCATCTATCACAGCGGCGCGGCGGCGGAACGGATCGCGCGGGCCATCCGGGAAACGGTGGGCGCGCCGGCCTCCGACGAGGCGGAGATCGTGGTGCGGGCGCGCATCGAGCGGGATGTCTGCACGATCAGCCTCGATACCTCCGGCGAGCCGCTGCACCGGCGCGGCTTCAAGCCCGAGGTGAACGCGGCGCCGATGCGGGAAACGCTGGCCTCGCTGTTCCTGCGGCAATGCGGCTTCACGGGCACCGAAAGCGTGCTGGACCCGATGTGCGGCTCGGGCACCTTCGTGATCGAGGCGGCGGAGATCGCGGCGCGGCTGAACCCCGGACGGGGGCGCTCCTTCGCCTTCGAGAAGCTGGCGGGCTTCGACGCGGCGGCCTGGGCGGCGATGCGGGCGGTGCGCAGCGCGCGGGAGCCGGCGGCCCCGTGCTTCGGCAGCGACCGGGATGCCGGGGCGGTGGCGATGAGCCGCGCCAATGCGGAGCGCGCCGGGGTCGCGGGTTTCACCCGCTTCCACCAGGGGCCGATCGCCGCGCTGGAGGTGCCGGAGGGCGCGGTGCCCGGGGTGGTGATGGTGAACCCGCCCTATGGCGGCCGGCTCGGCGAGCGGGGGGCGCTGCTGCCGCTGTACCAGACGCTCGGGCAGGTGCTGCGGCAGCGCTTCGCCGGCTGGCGCGTAGGGATGGTGACCAGCGAGGCGCGGCTGGCGCAGGCGGCGGGGCTGCCCTTCCTGCCGGCGGAGGCGCCGGTGCCGCATGGAGGCGTGCGGGTGGTGCTGTACCGGACCGGGTTGCTCGGCTGAGGCCGGAGGCCCAGGAGCGGCCAGCGGGTCTGGCTATGCGGCGGCTCACCACATCGTCTGGCGGGCGCGCTCGGCCCAACTGCTGTCATAGGTCTCGCCGCCGACGCGGCCCTGGCTCATCTCGGCCAGGATCTGGCCGGGGGTGGGCAGGGTCTTGGGATCGACCTGGCTGTCCTGGCGCCAGAGGCCGGCGCGGATGATCGCGCGGGCGCACTGGAAATAGACCTCGGTGACCTTGATCACCATGACGGTGCGGGGCGCCTTGCCCTCCACGGCGAAGGATTCGAGCAAAGCGGGGTCGTCGTCGATGGTGGCGCGGCCGTTGACGCGCATGGCGTTTCCGATGCCGGGGATCAGGAACATCAGCCCGACGCGCGGGTCGCGGACCACGTTGCGCAGGCTGTCGATGCGGTTGTTGCCGCGGCGGTCGGGCAGCAGCAACGTGCCGGGATCGGCGATGCGGACGAAGCCCTTCATGTCGCCGCGCGGGGAGCAGTCCAACCCCTCCGGCCCCGAGGTGGCGAGGGCGAGGAAGGGCGCGGCCTCGATGAAACGGCGGTACTGCGGGGTGATGTGGCCGGCGACCTTGGCGGTCGAGGCCTCCCCCACGGCGCCGAGGGCGCCGTAGATGCGTTCCAGTTCCTCGATCGTGGCGATGGTGGCCATGGCGGTGCGCTCCGTCTCCCGTGACAGGGCGTTGCTAGACGAGGTGCCGGGGGCGGCATATCGAATAGTTGTCGCCGATCTGTGCGGAAAGCTCACGGAGGTCCGGCCCTGCGCCAGTTGCCGCCGCTGTCCACGCTGCGGGCCTTCGAGGCCACGGCCCGGCTGGGCTCCGTCACGCGGGCCGCGGCGGAGCTGGGGCGCACGCATGGGGCGGTGAGCCGGCAGATCCGCACGTTGCAGGAGGCGGCGGGCTGCGCGCTGTTCGACAAGGCGGGGACGGGGCTGCGGCTGAACGCGCGCGGCGAGGCGTTGCTGCGCGTGGTGGCGGAGGCGCTGGACGGGCTGGAGGGCGGCTGGGCGCGGCTGCTGGAGGAGGCGCGGGGGCCGGTGGTGCATGTGGCGTGCAGCGCGAGTTTCGCCATGCGCTGGCTGGTGCCGAGGCTGGGCGAGTTCCACCAGCGGCATCCGGGCGTGCGGCTGCGGCTGTCCATGACCACGGCGCGGGAGGTGCGGTTCGAGGGGGCGGCGCTGGTGATCGCCTGGGACCGGGGCTCCTATCCGCCCGCCGACCAGGCGCGGGCGATCCTGCTCGGCCCGGTGGCGGTGGGGCCGGTCTGCGCGCCCGGCTATCCGGTGCGGGTGGAGGCGGGGCGGCTGCGGATGGCGGTGCGGATCGCGCATGAGCATACGGGCCGGGCCTGGGACGGGTGGGCGGCGGAATCCGGGCGCGCCGCCGCCTGGGAGGAGGAGTTGCGGTTTCCTCACACACATCTGTGCATCGGGGCGGCGCTGGCCGGGCTGGGCGTGGCCGTGGCCGAGCAGCGGCTGGTGGCGGAGGATGTGGCGGCCGGGCGGCTGGTGGCGCCCTGCGGCTTCACGACCCTGCCGGAGCGATGGGGGGCGGTTCCGTTCTCCGACAGCGTGGAGACGGGGGCGGGGCGGGAATTCGTGACGTGGCTGCGGGGGGCGCTGGGCTGAGGGCGTGGGAGGCGCGCTCATGGCCAGGACCAGCGCAGGACGGGGGCGATGCGGCGGCGGCCGGCGGCGGTGCGGTACAGGGCCATGAGGGTGCGGAGCATGGCGCGGTAGGCAGTGATGGTGCCGCGCCGGGTGGGCAGGGGCGGAAGTTTCGCGCGGCGCAGGGTTTCGGACAAATCGGGATCGGGGAGGAGCCAGGGCGGGCCGGGCAGGGCGGAGCGCAGGTTCAGCCGGCGGGCCAGGAGGATGAGGCCCATGCCCAGGATGCGGTAGGCGCGGCGGGCGGCGCGGCAGATGCGGTGGCGGAGGGATTGCAACGGGTGCTGCGCGGGGAGGGTGGCGAGGGCGGTCAGAAGACGGCCCCAGACCCCCGCATGGGTGAGGCGGCGGAAGAAGCGGGCGATGGTGTCGGCGCGGCCGTGCTGCGCCGGGAGGGCGCACCAGGGAAGCGGGGTGAGGGCGTGGGCGAAGATGGCGTCCATGCGGGCGCGGGGACCCTCCGCGACCGGGCGGCCGCGGTGGCGGGGGTCGTGCGGGAGGTAAGGGGAGAGGGCGGACCACTCCGCGTCGGTCAGGGGGTGGGAGGGGAGGATGGGGGTGGCGCGCATGGGCGAGGGTGTAGCATAGGCGAGGGGTGTTAGGCAAGTTTTCCTATATCTGAGTAGAATCCCTGCCTCGTCAGTTAGGCTACTTTTTGTCAGACGGTATTAATAATGGACCGAAGTTTACTCGAGCCCGGCTCGGCCTTCTTACCGATGACACCTTTGGTTTGCCTGTGAGGTTTTTGGCTAACGCGTGCGTTGGTGCTGGGCGTCTCAAAAAATGAAAGGTGGGCTGCTCGGGCAAGATTAGAACATCGTCCGGTTTCATGCTCGAAAGGACCCTTTTTTCTCCTCCGTCTGCTGTCAGAATGTGCACCTGCTTGTGTTCGGCTAATTGAGCAAAAACTTGCCTGATGATTGTGCTGTCGGCTGGGCTGTGATTGGCATTTTCAGCAAAAAACTGCCTGAACGAGATAGGTGCTCCATATTTATCCAGCAATTTAGGCAAGTCCTCTTGAAGAAGCCACTCAGTTCTAGAGCGGGCATCCTCATCAAACATAAAGCCCTGGCTATTCGGTGGCGGCGAGTAAGGGTCAAAGCCTAACATATTGTAGCCTGATCCTCCATAATGGGAAAACTGATTGCTTTGTGCCCAATGCAAAGTAGTCATTACATCTCTCGCGCGCGCATGCGTGGATAGATGGACTAGCCAGTAGGCTGTATGGCTTTTGCGCGATGTTATAAAGAATGGAGTATAGTATTTTGCTGTTCTTTCAAACGATTGTGTTAGCAGCCTTTGAATTAGCCCGTGAATGCCATTTTCTGCTTGTGCAGCCACATCGAAAGTTTCTCTGGTTAGCCCTTCAACGCCTAAATGTCTCAATTGCTCATCAAGGCGATCATAATCCTGCATCCATCGTGCCAGTTGATCAAAGGCGAAGGTAAGAATGACTTCTGGTTTGTGTAAAGATTCAAAAATCTGGCTAATAGCTTTGAACGGAACATCGCGATAACCAAATTGATCTAACAGAAAGATAGCTTTGCGTCGGCCATGAACGCGGCCAATCAAATTTGGCAATACTCCTTCAAATTTTCCTTCGTGGAGTATGATTTGACTTCCTAAATATTGAACATAACCACGTTCGGCAAGTGTGCGGCGTAACACGTCGTGGGCAGATCTATTTGCATCTACTAAATGTAATCGCCAATTTAGTTGGAAGACGTTCCTTTGATTCTCCTGAATTCTCTGCTGCATCTCATGCAATACTTCTAGTATAATAATAGGCGAGCCGTAGTATAAATCTGGGGTGCCACGTTGCCGATAAACGCCACCACCGGAAAATGTGTCGAATATCTCTATGCCGTACTGTCTGAAGCCCCGGGGTTTTATTAATTCTTCGAGGTAGCGACGAAGATACTGTCTGTATAAATCATGCTTAACTTTGCTGTGCTCTCCGATCTCGGGTAGAGTTTCAGCTAATCCCCATCTATATTGCCCTTCTCTCATTTTTTCTCCTGCGGAGCTAATTGACGTTTGGCATCTCGTCCCAAGTGCGTCCATCTAGAAGACGGCCATTTGCGCTTTTGGATCGACGTAAACCATCATATCCCCAAGCGCCCCACTGTTTGAAGAAAAATGGGACGCCGGTAGATAAACATTGATCCCGAACATTAATGGCCCATTCGGGCTTCATTAGCCTAGCGCGGGGGCCGGACTCGCCGCCGACTATTACCCAATGAATACCGCTGAGATCTAAAGATCCAACATCGCCAATGAGCGGCTCTATTGATAAAAATCGAACGTTTGCGTTTGTTTGTCTCAAATGGTTTATACGTGAAACTCTTTGTTTGTCTTCTACAGATACACCAAGCCAAATATGAGAAGGTACTAATCTGTTGCGATAGCGTCTATTAACCCAATCCCTCATCAGGGAGGAGCGTTTGGTAAGCATCTGGTAGGTATGCCAGTTTGCACGCTCCATAGTATCGAATACAGAATCTATGAAAGATTCTGGAACGCCCTTCTGAAATAAATCAGACATTGAATTGACGAAGATCATTCTTGGCTTTCGCCAAGAATCTGGTTGCCTTAGACGCTCGGGCCTAAGCTGAAGATCAAAGCCGTTCTCAAAAGCATGATTGGGCACATTTCGAAAACGCTCGGCAAATATTGCCGCATAGCAATTATCACAACCTGGACTAATTTTGATGCAACCCGTGACAGGATTCCAAGTCGCGTCTGTCCATTCGATGTCAGACGTCTGCGCCAACTTATAACCTCCGGAACGAAACAGGAATCTAGCTCAGACGCAAGGGTCTAGCAATTCCCCCGAGTGGCTACAGGAAGGATTGCTACAGACAGCACTCAGAATTCCGACTCGTACTCGGAAGGTCCAGGAAACTCAGTTTCCTGGCGGATAGGGGGGCTGGGGGCAAAGGCAGAGCCTTTCCCCCAGAGGCCGCCACGAATCGCCCCGCCTAACCACCCCCACCCTCGAACGCCTCCAGCATCCGCTCCGGCGTCACCGGCGCATCCAACCGCGCCACCCCTGCCGCATCGGCCAGCGCGTTCCACACCGCCGTCGCCAGCATCAGCGGCGGCTCCCCCACGGCCTTGGAGCGGAAGATGGTGTCCGCCCGGGCGGGGGCATCCGCCAGCAGCCGCACCTCGAAGACCTCCGGCACGTCGCGGGAGCCGGGGATCTTGTAGGTGGAGGGGCCGAGGGTGCGGAGGCGCCCTTGCGCGTCCCACCAGAGTTCCTCGCAGGTGAGCCAGCCCAGGCCCTGGACAAAGGCGCCCTCGATCTGGCCGAGGTCCACGGCGGGGTTGAGGGAGCGGCCGCAATCCTGGACCAGCCAGGCGCCCGTGCAGCGGTGCTCGCCGGTCAGGGTGTCCACCTCCACCTCCGCGACCGAGGCGCCATAGGAGAAGTAGAAGAAGGGCTCGCCGCGCATGGCGACAGGGTCCCAGCTCAGGCCGGGGGTCTTGTAGTGGCCGGCGGCGGAAAGGGAGACGCGCTTCGCGTGGCAAAGGCGGGCGAGTTCGCCGAAGCCGAGACGGTGGTTGCCGGCGCGGGCCTCGTCATCGGCCAGGGTGATGTCGGCGGGGTCCACGGACCAGTGCTCGGCGGCGGCGGCGATCATGCGGTCGCGGATGGCGGTGGCGGCGATCTGCGCGGCCCAGCCGTTGAGGTCGGTGCCGGTGCTGGCGGCGGTGGGGGAGGTGTTGGGGACCTCCGCCGTGCTGGTGGCGGTGATGCGGACGCGGGAAAGGGGGACGCCGAAGGTTTCGGCGACGATCTGGGCGACCTTGATGAAGAGGCCCTGGCCCATCTCGGTGCCGCCGTGGTTCAGGCGGATGGAGCCGTCGGCATAGACATGCACGAGGGCGCCGGCCTGGTTCATGCTCTGGACGCCGAAGGAGATGCCGAAGGCGAGGACGAAGGAGCCGAGGCCGCGCCGCTTGTAGGGGTGGGCGGCGTTGAAGGCGTCGATGGCGGCGCGGCGGTCGTCCCAGCCGGAAAGGGCCTGGGTTTCGGCCCAGACGCGGCGGATGAGGTCGCCTTCCAGGGTCTGGCCATAGGGGGTTTTGTCGCTGTTCTCACCGCCGGCGAAGTTGCGGGCGCGGACGGCCTCGGGGGTGGAGCCCAGGGCGCGGGCGAGGTGGCGGACGACATCCTCCGTCAGCAGCACGCCCTGGGGGCCGCCGAAGCCGCGGAAGGCGGTGTTGCTGACGGTGTTGGTGCGGACCACGCGGCCGTCGATGCGGATATGCGGCACGTCGAGGGCGTTGAGGGCGTGGGTGACGGCGCGGAAGACGACGCCGGTGGAGAGGTCGAGGGTGTGGCCGCCATCGGCGACCATGAGGGCGTCGAGGGCCAGCAGGCGGCCCGTGTCGTCGAAGCCGGCCTCCCAGCGGTAGAGGAAGGGGTGGCGCTTGCCGGTGGCGGCCATGTCGGCCTTGCGGGAAAGGCGGAGCTTGACCGGGCGGCCGGTGCGGTGGGCGGCCAGCGCCGCGGCGGCGCCGACCCAGGAGGCGTTGCTTTCCTTGCCGCCGAAGCCGCCGCCCATGCGGCGGGTCTGGACGGTGATGCGGTTGTAGTCGCAGCCGAGGATGCGGGCGGCGATGTGCTGCACCTCGGTCGGGTGCTGGGTGGAGGAATGGAGGGTGAGGTCGCCGTCCTCGCCGGGGATGGCGAGGCAGATCTGGCCTTCGAGGTAGAAATGCTCCTGCCCGCCGCAGCGGAACTCGCCGGAGAGGGTGCGGGGGGCGGTGGCGAGGGCCTGGTCCACGTCGCCCGTGGTCATGACCATGGGGGGGAGGAGGAGGTCGCCCGCCTCCAGCGCGTCCTCGATGGAGAGGACGGGGGGCAGTTTCTCCACCTCCGCCGTGACCGTCTTGGCGGCGGCGATGGCGGCGTCGCGGGTGGTGGCGACGACCATGCCGAGGGGCTGGCCCCAGTGGAGGATCTCGCTTTCCGCGAAGAGGTGTTCGCCCGGCTTGTGGGCGGGGGAGATGTCGTTGCTGCCGGGGATGTCGGCGGGCGTCAGGACGGCGACGACGCCGGGATGCGCGCGGGCCGCTTCCGTGCGGAGGGTGAGGAGGCGGGCATGGGCGGTGTCGGCGAGGATCAGCGCGGCGTGCAGGGTGCCGGGGATGTCCGGGATGTCGTCGGCGAAGCGGGCCTGGCCGGTGCAGTGGGCGAGGGCGCTGTCATGCGGCAGGGGGGCGCCGGCGGTGCGGGTCAGGTTGGGCGGGTTCGTGTCCATCACGCGGTCTCCTGGCCGGACCAGCGATGCCAGAGGCGCCGAAGCAGGTTGCCGGCGGCGCGTTTGCGGTAGGCGGCGCTGGCGCGCAGGTCGTCGAGCGGGGCGATCTCCGCGCTCAGGGCCTGGGCGGCAGCGGCAAAGCTGGCTTCGTTGAAGGGGGCGCCGGCGAGGGCGGCCTCGGCGCCGGGGGCGCGGGCCGCCTGGGGGCCGAGGCCGCCATGGGCGATGCGGGCGGTGGCGATGCGGTCGCCGTCGCGGGTGAGCAGGATGCTGAGGCCGACGGCGGTGATGTCCTGGTCGTGGCGGCGGGAAAGCTTCTCGCAGGCCATCAGGGCGCCGTCCGGCGGGCGGGGGAGGAAGACGTCGCGGATGACCTCGCCCGTGGGTTTCAGGGCGTTGCGGCGGTAGCCGGTGAGGAACTGCTCCACCGGCATCTCGCGCTCGCCCTCCGGGC from Roseomonas gilardii includes the following:
- the xdhB gene encoding xanthine dehydrogenase molybdopterin binding subunit, which encodes MDTNPPNLTRTAGAPLPHDSALAHCTGQARFADDIPDIPGTLHAALILADTAHARLLTLRTEAARAHPGVVAVLTPADIPGSNDISPAHKPGEHLFAESEILHWGQPLGMVVATTRDAAIAAAKTVTAEVEKLPPVLSIEDALEAGDLLLPPMVMTTGDVDQALATAPRTLSGEFRCGGQEHFYLEGQICLAIPGEDGDLTLHSSTQHPTEVQHIAARILGCDYNRITVQTRRMGGGFGGKESNASWVGAAAALAAHRTGRPVKLRLSRKADMAATGKRHPFLYRWEAGFDDTGRLLALDALMVADGGHTLDLSTGVVFRAVTHALNALDVPHIRIDGRVVRTNTVSNTAFRGFGGPQGVLLTEDVVRHLARALGSTPEAVRARNFAGGENSDKTPYGQTLEGDLIRRVWAETQALSGWDDRRAAIDAFNAAHPYKRRGLGSFVLAFGISFGVQSMNQAGALVHVYADGSIRLNHGGTEMGQGLFIKVAQIVAETFGVPLSRVRITATSTAEVPNTSPTAASTGTDLNGWAAQIAATAIRDRMIAAAAEHWSVDPADITLADDEARAGNHRLGFGELARLCHAKRVSLSAAGHYKTPGLSWDPVAMRGEPFFYFSYGASVAEVEVDTLTGEHRCTGAWLVQDCGRSLNPAVDLGQIEGAFVQGLGWLTCEELWWDAQGRLRTLGPSTYKIPGSRDVPEVFEVRLLADAPARADTIFRSKAVGEPPLMLATAVWNALADAAGVARLDAPVTPERMLEAFEGGGG
- a CDS encoding three-Cys-motif partner protein TcmP — encoded protein: MREGQYRWGLAETLPEIGEHSKVKHDLYRQYLRRYLEELIKPRGFRQYGIEIFDTFSGGGVYRQRGTPDLYYGSPIIILEVLHEMQQRIQENQRNVFQLNWRLHLVDANRSAHDVLRRTLAERGYVQYLGSQIILHEGKFEGVLPNLIGRVHGRRKAIFLLDQFGYRDVPFKAISQIFESLHKPEVILTFAFDQLARWMQDYDRLDEQLRHLGVEGLTRETFDVAAQAENGIHGLIQRLLTQSFERTAKYYTPFFITSRKSHTAYWLVHLSTHARARDVMTTLHWAQSNQFSHYGGSGYNMLGFDPYSPPPNSQGFMFDEDARSRTEWLLQEDLPKLLDKYGAPISFRQFFAENANHSPADSTIIRQVFAQLAEHKQVHILTADGGEKRVLSSMKPDDVLILPEQPTFHFLRRPAPTHALAKNLTGKPKVSSVRRPSRARVNFGPLLIPSDKK
- a CDS encoding IS5/IS1182 family transposase, which produces MRATPILPSHPLTDAEWSALSPYLPHDPRHRGRPVAEGPRARMDAIFAHALTPLPWCALPAQHGRADTIARFFRRLTHAGVWGRLLTALATLPAQHPLQSLRHRICRAARRAYRILGMGLILLARRLNLRSALPGPPWLLPDPDLSETLRRAKLPPLPTRRGTITAYRAMLRTLMALYRTAAGRRRIAPVLRWSWP
- a CDS encoding LysR substrate-binding domain-containing protein, with protein sequence MPPLSTLRAFEATARLGSVTRAAAELGRTHGAVSRQIRTLQEAAGCALFDKAGTGLRLNARGEALLRVVAEALDGLEGGWARLLEEARGPVVHVACSASFAMRWLVPRLGEFHQRHPGVRLRLSMTTAREVRFEGAALVIAWDRGSYPPADQARAILLGPVAVGPVCAPGYPVRVEAGRLRMAVRIAHEHTGRAWDGWAAESGRAAAWEEELRFPHTHLCIGAALAGLGVAVAEQRLVAEDVAAGRLVAPCGFTTLPERWGAVPFSDSVETGAGREFVTWLRGALG
- a CDS encoding pyridoxamine 5'-phosphate oxidase family protein — its product is MATIATIEELERIYGALGAVGEASTAKVAGHITPQYRRFIEAAPFLALATSGPEGLDCSPRGDMKGFVRIADPGTLLLPDRRGNNRIDSLRNVVRDPRVGLMFLIPGIGNAMRVNGRATIDDDPALLESFAVEGKAPRTVMVIKVTEVYFQCARAIIRAGLWRQDSQVDPKTLPTPGQILAEMSQGRVGGETYDSSWAERARQTMW
- a CDS encoding DUF5131 family protein gives rise to the protein MAQTSDIEWTDATWNPVTGCIKISPGCDNCYAAIFAERFRNVPNHAFENGFDLQLRPERLRQPDSWRKPRMIFVNSMSDLFQKGVPESFIDSVFDTMERANWHTYQMLTKRSSLMRDWVNRRYRNRLVPSHIWLGVSVEDKQRVSRINHLRQTNANVRFLSIEPLIGDVGSLDLSGIHWVIVGGESGPRARLMKPEWAINVRDQCLSTGVPFFFKQWGAWGYDGLRRSKSANGRLLDGRTWDEMPNVN
- a CDS encoding THUMP domain-containing class I SAM-dependent RNA methyltransferase is translated as MTKDQDFEIFLAAPPGLEAVLHDEVRGKGFKQAKPVPGGVTIRGGWPEVWRANLWVRGAGRVLARLDSFRVTHLAQLDARARRVEWARVLRPDVPFRVEATCAGSRIYHSGAAAERIARAIRETVGAPASDEAEIVVRARIERDVCTISLDTSGEPLHRRGFKPEVNAAPMRETLASLFLRQCGFTGTESVLDPMCGSGTFVIEAAEIAARLNPGRGRSFAFEKLAGFDAAAWAAMRAVRSAREPAAPCFGSDRDAGAVAMSRANAERAGVAGFTRFHQGPIAALEVPEGAVPGVVMVNPPYGGRLGERGALLPLYQTLGQVLRQRFAGWRVGMVTSEARLAQAAGLPFLPAEAPVPHGGVRVVLYRTGLLG
- a CDS encoding tyrosine recombinase XerC; the encoded protein is MPPESAALDAIAARAAFLDWLAGERRSSRHTVTAYGRDLADFLGFLTHHLGREPDLAALATLRPADLRAFLARRQEDGAGNATRARQLAAVRAFLRWLARHHGLPLDMLAGLRGPRLKPPIPKALTAAQARGVAAEIGQGQDDPALSARDNALFTLLYGAGLRISEALSLDVRDAPQPGGTLRIRGKGDKERLVPVLPAVAAAIAESLRYRPGARPEDPLFIGARGGRLHDALARKLIQNHRRLAGLPEHATPHALRHSFATHLLGGGADLRVIQELLGHASLSTTQRYAAVDAAGLLETWRKAHPRGD
- a CDS encoding glycoside hydrolase family 108 protein → MPLPHLPLAVALLPDIARRLATDSSGRLGNRISETVTQATGAAEAQAAHAAVAADSGLAAGLRMRLAEVLLTHPPEGTAPSPASDANPAPGHLELPSLQPLPWGPALISSLVILAFLVVMVLLVSFNHAFPPETAALVNITVGTLGAAFASVVNFWIGSSQSAHEKDRLAGVLQRAQTAQAGAQVQSALSTLRDMAGAPAGAASLANLPRTAAPPDSAEARFDRCLAIVLQQEGGFVNDPQDPGGATNMGITRDVLSTFRDRAVSVDEVRDLSRAEAREIYRARYWTPMRCAELPPGVDLGVFDFGVNAGPSRAVKLLQKAVGVTADGSVGPITLAAARALEPERLIASFSEARLAYYRSLDGFSRFGRGWTSRTEAVRAAALRMAGTPSRAAA